In Oscillatoria acuminata PCC 6304, a single window of DNA contains:
- a CDS encoding serine hydrolase domain-containing protein, translating to MNPKPRRTSFMITPLYLLGSLLLSSCFAIPLGESGAEVGESSEFAFGAKRTAEIDRLVADSLWENGPGVAVLILDQGAIWQKGYGFSDVVAQRPITPDTVFDLASVSKQMTAIAILILMEAGELELEDAVIQHLPDFADPNPDNPILIADLLYHTSGLADYTGDAWQGTDAAFARLTVEDHLQWLNTQEIEGDRAVEFEYNNSGYALLALIIERVSGQSFGDFMAEQIFMPLGMNNTVVFADLAQQIPNRAEGYAVSPEGKFNPSALPSVIAGDGNIFTSIADLARYDQGLRNGDLVEPATLQLAFTSGTLDNGESFAYGLGWAVGADYVEHSGSWYGTSTFYRHYIEKPVTIIVLSNDENYPVDELVDDLAKLLGY from the coding sequence ATGAACCCTAAACCTAGACGCACCTCCTTTATGATCACCCCGCTTTACCTGTTGGGCAGTTTGCTGTTATCCAGTTGTTTCGCCATTCCCCTGGGGGAATCGGGGGCTGAAGTGGGCGAGTCATCGGAGTTTGCCTTTGGGGCTAAACGCACTGCTGAAATAGATCGCCTTGTTGCAGACAGCCTCTGGGAGAATGGGCCCGGTGTTGCGGTGCTGATTCTTGACCAGGGGGCGATATGGCAAAAGGGCTATGGTTTCAGCGATGTAGTGGCGCAACGCCCGATTACGCCGGATACGGTGTTTGATTTGGCTTCCGTATCCAAGCAAATGACAGCGATCGCCATTTTAATCCTGATGGAGGCGGGAGAATTGGAACTAGAGGATGCAGTCATCCAGCATCTGCCGGATTTTGCAGATCCCAACCCCGATAATCCGATTTTAATTGCTGATTTGCTCTATCACACTTCGGGTTTAGCCGACTATACAGGGGATGCTTGGCAGGGAACAGATGCGGCTTTTGCCCGTTTAACCGTTGAGGATCATTTGCAATGGTTGAATACCCAGGAGATTGAGGGCGATCGCGCTGTTGAATTTGAGTACAACAATAGTGGCTATGCTCTTTTAGCTTTAATCATTGAGCGGGTTTCCGGGCAATCTTTTGGGGACTTTATGGCAGAGCAGATTTTTATGCCCTTGGGGATGAATAATACCGTGGTGTTTGCGGATTTAGCACAACAAATCCCCAATCGGGCTGAGGGCTATGCGGTTTCCCCCGAAGGGAAGTTTAACCCCTCTGCGTTGCCTTCGGTGATTGCGGGGGATGGCAATATTTTCACTTCCATCGCCGATTTAGCCCGTTATGATCAAGGATTACGCAATGGCGATCTCGTGGAACCTGCAACCTTACAATTGGCTTTCACATCGGGAACTTTGGATAATGGCGAATCTTTTGCCTATGGTTTAGGGTGGGCAGTGGGTGCGGACTATGTGGAGCATAGTGGCAGTTGGTACGGCACAAGCACTTTTTATCGACATTATATCGAGAAGCCGGTGACAATCATTGTCTTGTCCAATGATGAAAATTATCCGGTGGATGAGTTGGTGGATGATCTGGCGAAGTTGCTGGGGTATTAA
- a CDS encoding amino acid permease, translating into MPLVRLKRSLSFLETWGFGLSGLLLWLGPAPAMNAALGAQAIFVWIPAAMIGCLLNLQVQHLGMRWPDMSGGTPNYAARLLAKYPIAARYGAVGYWLGWVSVPPMNAIILSDLVIANLSPVGLSLPENLLRIGFTVIPYIVAFSGTRTLSILHLCFVIPAVGFLLTFGLQGLGWLTFAPASPGILPRDWGQFNLIEWAKWFFVAVYAAYGCETASSFVADSQQPRRTLKTLSFAAVLLPIVYVGGSWILMCLASDPNLGNNTFLHLVAGAQPFWGSAASTLVTFLLSAGCLLSSTTAICNSPRVLYQLALDGYMAPVFGVVSSRGVFGPGLLFTFILSLICLLWGDVSHVVMVTGTGYLSSMMAVHLSLWLNRDRPEVKWPRWSLLFLIVESFVMVVGGFAWGWNYWLMGLLLAPTILVVDALIRRRSVPLFRVEWWLALYRRRSSGQFKNFDVLQVGVLLFLICGALTVGWVVRTALAQSGLGVGSELYVLLLLSIALVGVAIACWTTLPQIASILEAQEATEHLFKVALDPIMVIDEQGAIARANPAACELFGVSAQTLAGVKMAELLPGLRDAPQFWPPRCEQLVNPTAVAFPQDQSSVQPFAQKTVEVSVSSRTHWDQIEYVVILRDITPRKQAEAKLKAAFARQEQLTATATRQAQELKTALSELKQTQSQLIQTEKMSSLGQLVAGVAHEINNPVNFIYGNLTYTSDYTTDLLALIHLYQASYPEPNPEIDALIDQIELDFLTEDLPKMIASMKVGAERIRQIVLTLRNFSRIDESDMKPVNIHEGIESTLLILQNRLKPTAQYPRIEIIEEYSELPEVECFASQLNQVFMNILSNAIDALHERVKAAILTPDGGEVPSPRITIRTAALDSHWVRIAIADNGPGIPESICNRLFDPFFTTKPVGEGTGLGLSICYQIVVEKHGGRLYCASEPEQGTEFIIEIPVRTVKKTAQREVIRAI; encoded by the coding sequence TTGCCATTGGTTCGACTCAAACGCAGTTTAAGTTTTTTAGAGACTTGGGGTTTTGGCTTAAGCGGACTCCTATTATGGCTGGGCCCAGCACCGGCGATGAATGCAGCTTTGGGAGCCCAAGCCATTTTTGTCTGGATTCCTGCCGCGATGATTGGCTGCTTACTCAACCTCCAAGTCCAACATTTGGGGATGCGCTGGCCCGATATGTCCGGTGGAACCCCCAATTATGCAGCCAGACTGCTGGCGAAATATCCGATCGCCGCACGTTATGGGGCAGTCGGATATTGGCTGGGATGGGTTTCCGTACCGCCCATGAATGCCATCATCCTCTCGGATTTAGTGATTGCCAATTTAAGCCCGGTTGGTCTTTCCTTGCCAGAAAATCTCTTACGGATCGGATTTACTGTCATCCCCTATATTGTCGCATTTAGTGGCACCCGAACATTAAGCATCTTGCACCTGTGTTTCGTCATCCCGGCAGTCGGGTTTTTGCTCACCTTTGGCTTGCAAGGCTTGGGTTGGCTGACCTTTGCGCCAGCTAGTCCGGGCATTTTACCGAGGGATTGGGGTCAGTTTAACCTCATCGAATGGGCCAAGTGGTTTTTTGTCGCCGTTTATGCAGCCTATGGTTGTGAAACGGCCTCTTCTTTTGTCGCCGATAGTCAGCAGCCGAGAAGGACCCTGAAAACCTTATCCTTTGCGGCGGTATTATTACCAATTGTCTATGTGGGTGGCTCATGGATTTTGATGTGTTTAGCCAGTGACCCAAATTTAGGGAATAATACATTTTTGCATTTAGTCGCCGGGGCTCAACCCTTTTGGGGATCAGCGGCTTCGACATTGGTGACGTTCCTCCTCTCGGCAGGATGTTTACTCAGTTCAACCACCGCCATTTGTAACTCCCCACGGGTTTTGTATCAGTTAGCTCTGGATGGGTATATGGCCCCGGTATTTGGGGTTGTATCATCTCGGGGGGTGTTTGGACCTGGGTTATTGTTCACTTTTATCTTAAGTTTGATTTGCCTGCTGTGGGGGGATGTCTCTCATGTGGTGATGGTGACGGGTACGGGATATCTTTCGTCGATGATGGCGGTGCATTTGAGTTTATGGCTCAATCGCGATCGCCCGGAGGTGAAATGGCCCCGGTGGTCTTTACTGTTCCTGATCGTTGAAAGTTTCGTGATGGTAGTCGGGGGGTTCGCCTGGGGGTGGAACTATTGGCTGATGGGATTGTTGCTTGCCCCCACGATTCTTGTGGTGGATGCGCTGATCCGACGCCGTTCTGTTCCCTTATTTCGGGTGGAGTGGTGGTTGGCACTGTATCGCCGTCGCAGTTCAGGACAGTTCAAAAATTTTGATGTTTTACAAGTCGGTGTTTTACTGTTTTTAATCTGTGGGGCGTTAACGGTGGGCTGGGTAGTCCGAACCGCGCTTGCTCAAAGCGGTTTAGGCGTTGGCAGTGAGCTGTATGTGTTGTTGTTGCTCAGTATTGCTTTGGTTGGGGTGGCGATCGCCTGTTGGACGACTTTGCCGCAAATTGCCTCAATTCTGGAAGCCCAAGAAGCTACGGAACACTTATTTAAGGTTGCCCTCGATCCGATTATGGTGATTGATGAGCAAGGGGCGATCGCCCGGGCGAATCCCGCTGCTTGTGAGCTATTTGGGGTTTCAGCCCAAACCTTAGCTGGGGTGAAAATGGCCGAACTCTTACCCGGACTCAGGGATGCTCCCCAGTTTTGGCCTCCACGTTGTGAGCAGCTTGTCAACCCCACGGCAGTCGCCTTCCCCCAGGATCAATCCTCTGTACAACCGTTCGCTCAAAAAACTGTAGAAGTCTCCGTTTCTTCTCGGACCCATTGGGATCAAATCGAGTATGTTGTGATTTTACGAGATATCACTCCGCGTAAACAGGCCGAAGCAAAATTAAAAGCGGCATTTGCCCGCCAAGAACAACTCACTGCTACTGCTACTCGACAAGCACAGGAACTCAAAACTGCTTTATCGGAACTCAAACAAACCCAATCCCAACTGATTCAAACTGAAAAAATGTCTAGCCTGGGGCAACTGGTGGCTGGGGTAGCCCATGAAATTAATAATCCGGTCAACTTTATCTATGGCAATTTAACCTATACCAGCGACTATACCACGGATCTCTTGGCTTTAATTCATCTTTATCAAGCCTCTTATCCTGAGCCAAATCCAGAGATTGATGCCTTGATTGACCAAATTGAACTAGATTTTTTGACGGAAGATTTACCCAAGATGATTGCTTCGATGAAAGTCGGTGCAGAGCGGATTCGGCAGATTGTTTTAACCTTGAGAAATTTCTCCAGGATTGATGAATCAGACATGAAGCCTGTTAACATTCATGAAGGGATTGAAAGTACCTTATTAATTTTGCAAAACCGGCTCAAGCCCACCGCTCAATATCCGCGCATTGAAATCATCGAGGAGTATAGTGAGTTACCGGAAGTGGAATGTTTCGCAAGTCAGCTTAACCAGGTGTTTATGAATATTCTCAGTAATGCGATCGATGCCCTGCATGAGCGGGTTAAAGCGGCTATCCTGACCCCTGATGGGGGAGAGGTCCCAAGTCCAAGGATTACGATTCGCACTGCTGCATTGGATTCGCACTGGGTGAGAATTGCGATCGCTGATAATGGGCCAGGAATCCCAGAAAGCATCTGCAACCGACTGTTTGATCCCTTTTTTACCACCAAACCTGTTGGAGAAGGAACGGGTTTAGGATTGTCTATTTGTTATCAAATTGTGGTAGAAAAACATGGTGGGCGGTTGTATTGTGCTTCGGAACCGGAACAAGGGACGGAATTCATCATTGAAATCCCAGTCAGAACCGTTAAAAAAACGGCCCAACGGGAAGTGATTAGGGCGATCTGA
- a CDS encoding type II toxin-antitoxin system VapC family toxin: MKNSTFIDTSGWANLFIKTEPHHQQAVQWFTQAREQNYLMVTTNYIVLELVALLNSPLRVPRPQIFQYIDAIHSARYLQLVRVEQQIENAAWELLKKRLDKNWSLVDATSFMIMQQLGITNALTSDHHFDQAGFIRLLNS, encoded by the coding sequence GTGAAAAATAGTACATTTATTGATACTTCGGGCTGGGCAAACTTATTTATCAAAACTGAACCCCATCATCAGCAGGCAGTACAATGGTTTACTCAAGCCAGAGAACAAAACTACTTAATGGTGACAACGAACTATATTGTCCTTGAACTTGTAGCCTTGCTCAACAGTCCACTGAGAGTTCCTCGCCCCCAAATCTTTCAATATATTGATGCTATTCACTCGGCTCGTTATCTACAACTGGTGCGCGTTGAGCAGCAGATTGAAAATGCCGCATGGGAACTTTTAAAAAAGCGGTTAGATAAAAATTGGTCACTGGTTGACGCCACCTCGTTTATGATCATGCAGCAATTAGGAATTACCAATGCTCTAACCAGCGATCATCATTTCGACCAAGCGGGTTTTATTCGTCTTCTTAACTCCTAG